A portion of the Candidatus Baltobacteraceae bacterium genome contains these proteins:
- a CDS encoding HAMP domain-containing methyl-accepting chemotaxis protein: protein MDAKRTSLERGLTYAFALVLLVVIAMVPVAIYAMMGITAQAQVLHDTIIRGELAYVKVASDADTLRAASIEAATNADPLKAAAAMSSAKAMLAQFPEDARKMEDLTGKDPSVAALVKAFKNSASVYDFQALSGVSLLASGKKADALKQIEGASSVAYAQQSKDGQALLDGLKTASDTGFAALLQARNFALTLQIAGAIAAFLIAVFAMSWFRRAMLRGVGRVVDTFEAMGSGDLTARVGWRGKDLLGRLGQGVDALGERLATVIATIQHSAVTVQEASFRSSQTAIEVNARVTEEIAALAKALEFSTDVAGSAGTVAENAEQVARRVTDISSAVAEMAASIQEMDQNLLNLATTVEQAVANTQEMSASIVQVAGNAERVRAESTNTDKQVRDGRNEVAALSLGMSSISDTVADVVTEMQSLDQASRQIGEILGLIEEIADQTNLLALNAAIEAARAGEHGRGFAVVADEVRKLAENSASSTKQIGALVADIQRRTGAVLERSAKANGLVQNNALSAKSVTQMIEGISTRVTEMAQLVSEISIATTEQARASEELAKASEQMGAMTHEAAATMREQAITSNQILESVSEIESRTGEVARASQEQQAAIEALGGTIHHSSELGRENSLAVTDVAGQTADVLAQASTLQELVAQFQVGTNGHAPALNGKKSAPALEDPGALALSS, encoded by the coding sequence ATGGATGCCAAACGCACGAGTCTTGAACGCGGGCTGACCTACGCATTTGCACTGGTCCTCCTCGTCGTCATCGCCATGGTCCCCGTCGCAATCTACGCGATGATGGGTATTACCGCGCAGGCCCAGGTTCTGCACGATACCATCATCCGCGGCGAGCTCGCCTACGTGAAGGTGGCCTCCGACGCGGACACCCTGCGAGCGGCCTCGATCGAGGCCGCAACCAACGCCGACCCGCTCAAAGCGGCCGCGGCGATGTCCTCGGCCAAGGCGATGCTCGCGCAGTTTCCCGAGGACGCGCGCAAGATGGAGGACTTGACCGGCAAAGATCCTTCGGTTGCGGCGCTGGTTAAGGCGTTCAAGAACAGCGCTTCGGTCTACGATTTCCAGGCGCTCTCCGGAGTGAGCCTGCTCGCGAGCGGCAAGAAAGCCGACGCGCTCAAACAGATCGAGGGCGCGAGTTCGGTTGCCTACGCGCAACAAAGTAAAGACGGCCAAGCTCTGCTCGACGGCTTAAAAACGGCTTCCGACACCGGTTTCGCGGCGCTGCTGCAGGCGCGTAACTTCGCGCTCACTCTGCAAATCGCGGGCGCGATTGCGGCCTTCTTGATCGCGGTCTTCGCGATGAGCTGGTTCCGGCGTGCGATGCTGCGCGGCGTCGGGCGAGTCGTCGACACGTTCGAAGCGATGGGCAGCGGGGACCTCACGGCCCGCGTCGGCTGGCGCGGAAAAGATTTGCTCGGCCGGCTCGGTCAGGGCGTCGACGCGCTCGGGGAACGGCTCGCGACCGTGATCGCGACGATCCAGCACTCCGCGGTCACCGTGCAGGAAGCGAGTTTTCGCTCGAGCCAAACCGCCATCGAAGTCAACGCACGCGTCACCGAAGAGATCGCCGCGCTTGCAAAAGCGCTCGAATTCTCCACCGACGTCGCCGGCTCGGCCGGAACCGTCGCCGAAAACGCGGAGCAAGTCGCGCGCCGCGTGACCGACATTTCGAGCGCCGTCGCCGAGATGGCCGCGTCGATCCAAGAGATGGATCAGAACCTTCTCAACCTCGCGACGACCGTGGAACAAGCCGTTGCGAACACGCAAGAAATGTCGGCCTCGATCGTGCAAGTCGCCGGCAACGCCGAGCGCGTGCGCGCCGAATCGACCAACACCGACAAACAAGTACGCGACGGACGCAACGAAGTCGCCGCGCTTTCGCTCGGTATGTCGTCGATCAGCGATACCGTTGCCGACGTCGTTACCGAAATGCAGAGTTTGGATCAAGCCTCGCGCCAAATCGGCGAGATTCTCGGCCTGATCGAGGAGATCGCCGACCAAACCAATCTGCTCGCGCTTAACGCCGCCATCGAAGCGGCGCGCGCCGGCGAACACGGCCGTGGCTTTGCGGTCGTTGCCGACGAAGTTCGCAAGCTTGCCGAGAACTCGGCCAGCTCGACCAAACAGATCGGAGCGCTCGTCGCCGATATTCAACGCCGCACCGGCGCCGTGCTCGAACGCAGCGCCAAGGCCAACGGCCTGGTGCAGAACAACGCTCTCTCGGCGAAGTCCGTCACGCAGATGATCGAAGGTATCAGCACGCGGGTTACCGAGATGGCGCAGCTCGTAAGCGAGATCAGCATCGCGACTACGGAGCAGGCGCGAGCTTCGGAAGAACTCGCGAAAGCGAGCGAGCAGATGGGCGCGATGACGCACGAAGCGGCGGCCACCATGCGCGAGCAGGCCATCACTTCGAACCAAATTCTCGAGAGCGTCTCGGAGATCGAGTCGCGAACGGGCGAAGTGGCCCGCGCGAGCCAAGAGCAGCAAGCAGCCATCGAAGCGCTTGGCGGCACCATCCACCACAGCTCGGAGCTAGGCCGTGAGAACTCTTTGGCCGTCACCGACGTTGCAGGACAGACGGCAGACGTGCTGGCACAGGCATCGACCCTCCAGGAGCTGGTCGCCCAGTTCCAGGTCGGCACCAACGGCCATGCGCCCGCTCTCAACGGAAAAAAATCCGCACCGGCCCTAGAAGACCCAGGGGCTCTTGCGCTATCATCGTAG
- the ftsA gene encoding cell division protein FtsA translates to MKHETVAGLDIGTTKTCAVVAAEGPSGLEIIGYGEAPSLGMRKGVVTDLEETIKSIEAAVEKAERMAGVHIAEAYVAVTGEHIRSTNNRAVVAVASEDREVGIADVRRVVDASKIINLPADRQIIHALPRFFTVDGQDGVEDPVGMAGGRLEVDTHIITGGTTFITNVLKCVHRAGLESAGLVFEPLASSAATLLEEEKQVGVVLLDIGGGTTDIAVYSGGGAIYTSTVPVGGNILTNDVSLGLKTTTGEAEQIKRAYGAGTRDGDEEKMFAVKTLDGRATREVSSNQLRQIVLPRVVETFRMAKSKIIENVPRDLVLGEVVLTGGGAHLIGIEPLAEETFGLPVRIGTPTQIAGLTDAMKQPQYATAIGLVLFGPTGGIANHDYIKRSPSIFSKLGKWLSDLWN, encoded by the coding sequence ATGAAGCACGAGACCGTAGCCGGCCTCGATATCGGAACGACGAAGACCTGCGCGGTCGTCGCCGCCGAGGGCCCCAGCGGCCTCGAAATCATCGGCTACGGCGAGGCTCCCTCCCTCGGCATGCGCAAGGGCGTGGTCACCGACCTCGAGGAGACGATCAAGTCGATCGAGGCGGCCGTTGAAAAAGCCGAGCGCATGGCCGGCGTACACATCGCCGAGGCATACGTGGCCGTTACCGGCGAGCATATCCGCAGCACCAACAATCGCGCGGTCGTCGCGGTCGCGAGTGAAGATCGTGAGGTCGGCATCGCCGACGTGCGACGCGTCGTGGATGCGAGCAAGATCATCAACCTGCCGGCCGACCGGCAAATCATTCACGCCCTGCCGCGCTTTTTTACCGTAGACGGTCAAGACGGCGTGGAAGACCCCGTCGGCATGGCCGGCGGGCGTTTGGAAGTAGATACGCACATCATCACCGGCGGGACCACGTTCATTACGAACGTGCTCAAATGCGTGCACCGCGCCGGACTCGAATCCGCGGGCTTGGTGTTCGAACCGCTCGCGAGTTCCGCCGCAACGCTGCTCGAAGAAGAGAAGCAAGTCGGCGTCGTGTTGCTCGATATCGGCGGCGGCACCACCGATATCGCGGTGTATTCCGGCGGCGGAGCGATCTACACGTCGACGGTTCCCGTCGGCGGCAACATCCTCACCAACGACGTCTCGCTCGGGCTCAAAACGACCACTGGCGAAGCCGAGCAGATCAAGCGGGCGTACGGCGCCGGCACGCGCGACGGCGACGAAGAAAAAATGTTTGCCGTTAAAACGCTCGACGGCCGCGCGACGCGCGAAGTATCGAGCAACCAGCTGCGCCAGATCGTCTTGCCGCGCGTCGTCGAGACGTTCCGTATGGCCAAGAGCAAGATCATCGAAAACGTTCCGCGCGATCTCGTTTTGGGCGAAGTCGTGTTGACCGGAGGCGGCGCGCACTTGATTGGTATCGAGCCGCTCGCCGAAGAAACGTTCGGCCTGCCGGTACGCATCGGCACGCCGACGCAGATCGCCGGCCTCACCGATGCGATGAAACAACCGCAGTACGCGACCGCGATCGGCCTCGTGCTCTTCGGCCCAACCGGCGGCATAGCGAATCACGACTACATCAAACGCAGTCCATCGATCTTCAGCAAGCTCGGCAAATGGCTGAGCGACCTATGGAACTAA